The following proteins come from a genomic window of Canis lupus dingo isolate Sandy chromosome 20, ASM325472v2, whole genome shotgun sequence:
- the THEG gene encoding testicular haploid expressed gene protein isoform X4, whose amino-acid sequence MGDQRHSSLRNHQGAEAEGRPDRGQHEGVLGIRGPGPGGRGPQDPRYVDDGDLRSEEQDKEVLPEEVTREDMVPSPRSPKVALMTLQGVLEKDTEDGIPELRPSVYWTERFLEDTTLTITVPEVSRRVEELARPKRFYSEYYNNSRSTPIWPIPRSSLEYQASSRLRDLAIPRVRNNIWSINMSEVSQVSRAAQLAIPSPRILRLAKPRAPAPLLEEWDPMPKPKPHVSDYNRLLHLAMPKAQSDQCVPDRDPRWEVLDVTKKAVASPRIISLAKPKVRKDLNEGYDPYRISPASLVAQASPRLYELAVPKSITKRV is encoded by the exons ATGGGAGACCAGCGGCACAGCTCGCTCCGCAACCACCAGGGCGCCGAGGCGGAAGGCCGGCCCGACAGGGGGCAGCACGAGGGTGTCCTGGGCATTCGGGGTCCGGGGCCTGGGGGccgaggaccccaggaccccaggtacGTGGACGACGGGGACCTGAGATCCGAAGAGCAGGATAAGGAGGtcctcccagaggaggtgaccAGGGAAGACATGGTCCCCAGTCCCCGGAGCCCCAAGGTGGCCCTGATGACGCTGCAGGGGGTTCTGGAGAAGGACACAGAGGACGGCATCCCTGAGCTGAG GCCTTCTGTGTACTGGACGGAGAGGTTTCTTGAAGACACCACCCTCACTATCACAGTGCCAG AGGTGTCCCGCCGCGTAGAGGAACTGGCTCGACCTAAGAGGTTCTACTCTGAGTATTACAACAACAGCAG GAGCACCCCCATCTGGCCCATTCCTCGCTCCTCCCTGGAATACCAAGCTTCTAGTCGCCTGAGGGACCTGGCCATCCCGAGGGTCCGGAACAACATTTGGAGCATAAACATGTCTGAG GTGTCCCAGGTAtccagggcagcccagttggcCATCCCCAGCCCAAGGATCCTACGGCTGGCAAagcccagggccccagcccccCTGTTGGAAGAGTGGGACCCCATGCCGAAACCCAAGCCGCACGTGTCAGACTACAACCGCCTCCTTCACTTGGCCA TGCCCAAGGCCCAGTCAGACCAGTGTGTTCCTGACCGAGATCCGCGCTGGGAGGTGCTGGACGTTACCAAGAAGGCAGTGGCCAGTCCCCGGATCATCTCTCTGGCCAAGCCCAAGGTGCGCAAGGACCTCAACGAGGGCTACGACCCCTATCGCATTTCCCCAGCgtccctggtggctcaggccTCCCCTCGCCTGTATGAGCTCGCCGTCCCCAAGAGCATCACCAAAAGAGTGTGA
- the THEG gene encoding testicular haploid expressed gene protein isoform X2 encodes MGDQRHSSLRNHQGAEAEGRPDRGQHEGVLGIRGPGPGGRGPQDPRYVDDGDLRSEEQDKEVLPEEVTREDMVPSPRSPKVALMTLQGVLEKDTEDGIPELSRLSIAQGVPSASRARGRKRRRGVFELAKPKTNWQVLKDRPSVYWTERFLEDTTLTITVPEVSRRVEELARPKRFYSEYYNNSRSTPIWPIPRSSLEYQASSRLRDLAIPRVRNNIWSINMSEVSQVSRAAQLAIPSPRILRLAKPRAPAPLLEEWDPMPKPKPHVSDYNRLLHLAMPKAQSDQCVPDRDPRWEVLDVTKKAVASPRIISLAKPKVRKDLNEGYDPYRISPASLVAQASPRLYELAVPKSITKRV; translated from the exons ATGGGAGACCAGCGGCACAGCTCGCTCCGCAACCACCAGGGCGCCGAGGCGGAAGGCCGGCCCGACAGGGGGCAGCACGAGGGTGTCCTGGGCATTCGGGGTCCGGGGCCTGGGGGccgaggaccccaggaccccaggtacGTGGACGACGGGGACCTGAGATCCGAAGAGCAGGATAAGGAGGtcctcccagaggaggtgaccAGGGAAGACATGGTCCCCAGTCCCCGGAGCCCCAAGGTGGCCCTGATGACGCTGCAGGGGGTTCTGGAGAAGGACACAGAGGACGGCATCCCTGAGCTGAG CCGCCTGTCCATTGCTCAGGGGGTCCCCAGCGCCTCCAgggccagaggcaggaagaggaggaggggggtctTTGAGCTGGCAAAGCCCAAGACCAACTGGCAAGTCCTGAAAGACAG GCCTTCTGTGTACTGGACGGAGAGGTTTCTTGAAGACACCACCCTCACTATCACAGTGCCAG AGGTGTCCCGCCGCGTAGAGGAACTGGCTCGACCTAAGAGGTTCTACTCTGAGTATTACAACAACAGCAG GAGCACCCCCATCTGGCCCATTCCTCGCTCCTCCCTGGAATACCAAGCTTCTAGTCGCCTGAGGGACCTGGCCATCCCGAGGGTCCGGAACAACATTTGGAGCATAAACATGTCTGAG GTGTCCCAGGTAtccagggcagcccagttggcCATCCCCAGCCCAAGGATCCTACGGCTGGCAAagcccagggccccagcccccCTGTTGGAAGAGTGGGACCCCATGCCGAAACCCAAGCCGCACGTGTCAGACTACAACCGCCTCCTTCACTTGGCCA TGCCCAAGGCCCAGTCAGACCAGTGTGTTCCTGACCGAGATCCGCGCTGGGAGGTGCTGGACGTTACCAAGAAGGCAGTGGCCAGTCCCCGGATCATCTCTCTGGCCAAGCCCAAGGTGCGCAAGGACCTCAACGAGGGCTACGACCCCTATCGCATTTCCCCAGCgtccctggtggctcaggccTCCCCTCGCCTGTATGAGCTCGCCGTCCCCAAGAGCATCACCAAAAGAGTGTGA
- the THEG gene encoding testicular haploid expressed gene protein isoform X3, protein MGDQRHSSLRNHQGAEAEGRPDRGQHEGVLGIRGPGPGGRGPQDPRYVDDGDLRSEEQDKEVLPEEVTREDMVPSPRSPKVALMTLQGVLEKDTEDGIPELRMGCCCQGFAWVSPCKRNLQFCVWWPSVYWTERFLEDTTLTITVPEVSRRVEELARPKRFYSEYYNNSRSTPIWPIPRSSLEYQASSRLRDLAIPRVRNNIWSINMSEVSQVSRAAQLAIPSPRILRLAKPRAPAPLLEEWDPMPKPKPHVSDYNRLLHLAMPKAQSDQCVPDRDPRWEVLDVTKKAVASPRIISLAKPKVRKDLNEGYDPYRISPASLVAQASPRLYELAVPKSITKRV, encoded by the exons ATGGGAGACCAGCGGCACAGCTCGCTCCGCAACCACCAGGGCGCCGAGGCGGAAGGCCGGCCCGACAGGGGGCAGCACGAGGGTGTCCTGGGCATTCGGGGTCCGGGGCCTGGGGGccgaggaccccaggaccccaggtacGTGGACGACGGGGACCTGAGATCCGAAGAGCAGGATAAGGAGGtcctcccagaggaggtgaccAGGGAAGACATGGTCCCCAGTCCCCGGAGCCCCAAGGTGGCCCTGATGACGCTGCAGGGGGTTCTGGAGAAGGACACAGAGGACGGCATCCCTGAGCTGAG GATGGGGTGCTGCTGTCAGGGCTTTGCCTGGGTGTCCCCGTGCAAGAGGAACTTGCAGTTCTGTGTGTGGTG GCCTTCTGTGTACTGGACGGAGAGGTTTCTTGAAGACACCACCCTCACTATCACAGTGCCAG AGGTGTCCCGCCGCGTAGAGGAACTGGCTCGACCTAAGAGGTTCTACTCTGAGTATTACAACAACAGCAG GAGCACCCCCATCTGGCCCATTCCTCGCTCCTCCCTGGAATACCAAGCTTCTAGTCGCCTGAGGGACCTGGCCATCCCGAGGGTCCGGAACAACATTTGGAGCATAAACATGTCTGAG GTGTCCCAGGTAtccagggcagcccagttggcCATCCCCAGCCCAAGGATCCTACGGCTGGCAAagcccagggccccagcccccCTGTTGGAAGAGTGGGACCCCATGCCGAAACCCAAGCCGCACGTGTCAGACTACAACCGCCTCCTTCACTTGGCCA TGCCCAAGGCCCAGTCAGACCAGTGTGTTCCTGACCGAGATCCGCGCTGGGAGGTGCTGGACGTTACCAAGAAGGCAGTGGCCAGTCCCCGGATCATCTCTCTGGCCAAGCCCAAGGTGCGCAAGGACCTCAACGAGGGCTACGACCCCTATCGCATTTCCCCAGCgtccctggtggctcaggccTCCCCTCGCCTGTATGAGCTCGCCGTCCCCAAGAGCATCACCAAAAGAGTGTGA
- the THEG gene encoding testicular haploid expressed gene protein isoform X1 gives MGDQRHSSLRNHQGAEAEGRPDRGQHEGVLGIRGPGPGGRGPQDPRYVDDGDLRSEEQDKEVLPEEVTREDMVPSPRSPKVALMTLQGVLEKDTEDGIPELSRLSIAQGVPSASRARGRKRRRGVFELAKPKTNWQVLKDRMGCCCQGFAWVSPCKRNLQFCVWWPSVYWTERFLEDTTLTITVPEVSRRVEELARPKRFYSEYYNNSRSTPIWPIPRSSLEYQASSRLRDLAIPRVRNNIWSINMSEVSQVSRAAQLAIPSPRILRLAKPRAPAPLLEEWDPMPKPKPHVSDYNRLLHLAMPKAQSDQCVPDRDPRWEVLDVTKKAVASPRIISLAKPKVRKDLNEGYDPYRISPASLVAQASPRLYELAVPKSITKRV, from the exons ATGGGAGACCAGCGGCACAGCTCGCTCCGCAACCACCAGGGCGCCGAGGCGGAAGGCCGGCCCGACAGGGGGCAGCACGAGGGTGTCCTGGGCATTCGGGGTCCGGGGCCTGGGGGccgaggaccccaggaccccaggtacGTGGACGACGGGGACCTGAGATCCGAAGAGCAGGATAAGGAGGtcctcccagaggaggtgaccAGGGAAGACATGGTCCCCAGTCCCCGGAGCCCCAAGGTGGCCCTGATGACGCTGCAGGGGGTTCTGGAGAAGGACACAGAGGACGGCATCCCTGAGCTGAG CCGCCTGTCCATTGCTCAGGGGGTCCCCAGCGCCTCCAgggccagaggcaggaagaggaggaggggggtctTTGAGCTGGCAAAGCCCAAGACCAACTGGCAAGTCCTGAAAGACAG GATGGGGTGCTGCTGTCAGGGCTTTGCCTGGGTGTCCCCGTGCAAGAGGAACTTGCAGTTCTGTGTGTGGTG GCCTTCTGTGTACTGGACGGAGAGGTTTCTTGAAGACACCACCCTCACTATCACAGTGCCAG AGGTGTCCCGCCGCGTAGAGGAACTGGCTCGACCTAAGAGGTTCTACTCTGAGTATTACAACAACAGCAG GAGCACCCCCATCTGGCCCATTCCTCGCTCCTCCCTGGAATACCAAGCTTCTAGTCGCCTGAGGGACCTGGCCATCCCGAGGGTCCGGAACAACATTTGGAGCATAAACATGTCTGAG GTGTCCCAGGTAtccagggcagcccagttggcCATCCCCAGCCCAAGGATCCTACGGCTGGCAAagcccagggccccagcccccCTGTTGGAAGAGTGGGACCCCATGCCGAAACCCAAGCCGCACGTGTCAGACTACAACCGCCTCCTTCACTTGGCCA TGCCCAAGGCCCAGTCAGACCAGTGTGTTCCTGACCGAGATCCGCGCTGGGAGGTGCTGGACGTTACCAAGAAGGCAGTGGCCAGTCCCCGGATCATCTCTCTGGCCAAGCCCAAGGTGCGCAAGGACCTCAACGAGGGCTACGACCCCTATCGCATTTCCCCAGCgtccctggtggctcaggccTCCCCTCGCCTGTATGAGCTCGCCGTCCCCAAGAGCATCACCAAAAGAGTGTGA